From Opisthocomus hoazin isolate bOpiHoa1 chromosome 10, bOpiHoa1.hap1, whole genome shotgun sequence, a single genomic window includes:
- the PARP6 gene encoding protein mono-ADP-ribosyltransferase PARP6 isoform X1 — protein sequence MDLKGQYWTDDDSDGDNESEEFLYGVQGTCAADLYRHPQLDADIDAVREIYSENAVAIREYGTIDDVDIDLHVNISFLDEEVATAWKVLRTEPIVLRLRFSLSQYLDGPEPSIEVFQPSNKEGFGLGLQLKKILGMFTSQQWKHLSNDFLKTQQEKRHSWFKASGTIKKFRAGLSIFSPVPKSPSFPVIQDSALKGKLGIPEARGSRLMNRSVSCTVKNPKVEVFGYPPPSTQAGVAPFNILVGGHCKNVPTLEYGFLVQIMKYAEQRIPTLNEYCVVCDEQHVFQNGSMLKPAVCTRELCVFSFYTLGVMSGAAEEVATGAEVVDLLVAMCRAALESPRKSIIFEPYPSVVDPNDPKTLAFNPKKKNYERLQKALDSVMSIREMTQGSYLEIKKQMDKLDPLAHPLLQWIISSNRSHIVKLPLSRQLKFMHTSHQFLLLSSPPAKEARFRTAKKLYGSTFAFHGSHIENWHSILRNGLVNASYTKLQLTLVFSCKLHGAAYGKGIYLSPISSISFGYSGMGKGQHRMPSKDELVQRYNRMNTIPQTRSIQSRFLQSRNLNCIALCEVITSKDLQKHGNIWVCPVSDHVCTRFFFVYEDGQVGDANINTQDPKIQKEIMRVIGTQVYTN from the exons ATG GACCTCAAGGGCCAGTATTGGACGGACGATGACTCCGACGGGGACAACGAGTCCGAGGAGTTCCTCTACGGCGTCCAG GGGACCTGCGCCGCCGACCTGTACCGGCACCCGCAGCTGGACGCCGACATCGACGCCGTGAGGGAGATCTACAGCGAGAATGCCGTGGCCATCAG GGAGTACGGGACCATCGACGACGTGGACATCGACCTCCACGTGAACATCAGCTTCCTCGAT GAGGAGGTGGCGACGGCGTGGAAGGTGCTGCGGACGGAGCCCATCGTCCTCCGCCTGCGCTTCTCCCTCTCCCAGTACCTCGATGGCCCCG AACCATCCATTGAGGTTTTCCAGCCGTCCAACAAGGAGGGCTTCGGCCTGGGTCTGCAGCTGAAGAA GATCCTGGGCATGTTTACGTCCCAGCAATGGAAGCACCTCAGCAACGACTTCCTGAAGACCCAGCAGGAGAAGCGGCACAGCTGGTTCAAGGCAAGCGGCACCATCAAGAAGTTCCGTGCTGGCCTCAGCATCTTCTCCCCTGTCCCCAA GTCCCCCAGCTTCCCCGTCATCCAGGACTCAGCGCTGAAGGGCAAACTGGGCATCCCCGAGGCTCGCGGCAGCCGCCTGATGAACCGCTCCGTCTCCTGCACGGTGAAGAACCCCAAGGTGGAGGTTTTCGGctaccccccccccagcacccaggcagGTGTCGCCCCCTTCAACATCCTG GTCGGTGGCCACTGCAAGAATGTCCCGACACTGGAGTACGGCTTCCTCGTCCAG ATCATGAAGTACGCGGAGCAGCGCATCCCGACGCTCAACGAGTACTGCGTGGTCTGCGACGAGCAGCACGTTTTCCAGAACGGCTCCATGCTCAAG CCGGCGGTCTGCACCCGGGAGCTCTGCGTCTTCTCCTTCTACACCCTGGGCGTCATGTCCGGCGCGGCGGAGGAGGTGGCCACGGGCGCTGAG GTGGTGGACCTGCTGGTGGCCATGTGCCGCGCCGCTCTAGAGTCCCCCCGCAAGAGCATCATCTTCGAGCCTTACCCTTCCGTGGTAGACCCCAACGACCCCAAAACGCTTGCCTTCAACCCCAAG AAGAAGAACTACGAGCGGCTGCAGAAGGCGCTGGACAGCGTGATGTCCATCCGGGAGATGACCCAG GGGTCCTACCTGGAGATCAAGAAGCAGATGGACAAGCTGGACCCTCTGGCCCACCCCCTCCTGCAGTG GATCATCTCCAGCAACAGATCACACATCGTCAAGCTGCCCCTCAGCAGG CAGCTGAAGTTCATGCACACCTCGCACCAGTTCCTCCTgctcagcagccccccggccaAGGAAGCTCGGTTCCGCACTGCCAAGAAACTCTACGGCAGCACCTTCGCTTTCCA CGGCTCGCACATTGAGAACTGGCACTCCATCCTCCGCAATGGGCTGGTCAACGCTTCCTACACCAAGCTGCAG CTCACCCTGGTGTTTTCCTGCAAGCTGCATGGAGCAGCCTATGGCAAGGGCATCTATCTGAGCCCCATCTCCAGTATTTCCTTTGGATACTCAG GGATGGGGAAAGGGCAGCACCGGATGCCTTCGAAGGATGAGCTGGTGCAGAGGTACAACCGGATGAACACCATCCCCCAG ACCCGCTCCATCCAGTCCCGCTTCCTCCAGAGCCGCAACCTGAACTGCATCGCGCTTTGTGAAG TCATCACCTCCAAGGACCTGCAGAAACACGGCAACATCTGGGTCTGCCCCGTCTCGGACCATGTCTGCACCCGCTTCTTCTTTGT GTACGAAGACGGCCAAGTGGGCGACGCCAATATCAATACTCAGGACCCCAAAATCCAGAAGGAGATCATGCGGGTGATCGGGACTCAGGTGTACACGAACTGA